In the Uranotaenia lowii strain MFRU-FL chromosome 1, ASM2978415v1, whole genome shotgun sequence genome, TGACGTTGTTTGTTTGAAGGGAACGTTCGAAGTAATAAAAACAGATTCGTATTCACTGAATATTGCTGAAAGTTATACTTTCCTCCCAAAAAGCTATTCACAATGatgaattttcatttctttactGATATATTATCGTATTACGTTGTTGGTTATTATGGAGTTCATTTCTCAACTTGAACAAGCGTCGATTACACTCTAGTAAAAtgtatatataaataaaaataaactacgattattaaaaaacaaaaaactcaataaaatcGGTTCTAATGACACAAACTGGTCAAAATTGCACCTACACACATCTAAGCTGTGTTAATCgtggtcatttttgtgtaaattttcaatctCACTAAAAACGCACTATCACtacacaaaatttcatcgaattaaAATCGTCCCAATAACACTTAAATATTAGATAAAAATTTCTCTACTTGGTAAAACTTAGGGGCAACTTTTAGTTTCGATATCGTATACATTCGTTTCATTGTTGTTGTTTCACATTCTTGGTTTAAGATGGggatatgatttatttttttttaactttattgtgACTCACCTCCTCCTTACAGCCGATCGAACGCCTTGGTACTGGTCAGAATGTCCCGGCACAGTTTCCACACGTGCTTCGAAGCATTATCCAGGGCCGTCGGAGACTTCCCCTTAAACAGATCCAAACTCGGCAGGAAATAATGCGGGCAGCGTCGATTCTGCAGGCACGAAATCAACTGCAGAAATATCCCATTCAAGCGATCCCCGATGCAGTTGGCATCCCACTCGACCTCCCGCGGGTGTTTCTCGCACTCGTACAGCAGAAGTGTCTTCAGATGGTAATACGTAATCGGGCTCCCCGGAAGTTCCAAATGGCGATCGCACAGCGTTTTCAAAATACTCAAACACCTCTTCCGGTAGCCACCCTGCAGCAGTCGGTTCTCGGCTTCGGTAAAATGTAGTATCCAAGCGTCGCCCTCGATGTTTGCATTCTTCCCTTGCAGAATTACACTCTCTTTGGAAAGCAGATCGAACCCTTCCGATTTGACTTCGGCAACCAGTGCCGGGTGGGGCCATGGGATGTGCGGTATCGGCCAGTGAGCTGCCGATCGAGGCCAAATCCCGGTGCACTTGAAAGCCGGAGTTATCTGCACGATGTACCTCTCGCGAATCTTTAACTTGACCTCAGTGGTATCAGGAACCAACTTCACCATTTCCCTATACGGACATTTCTCCACGGCCTGTGCGACTAGAGTATGGAACCGGGAACGGATCTTCCGCGCCGATAGATACCCGGAAGCGGTGATGAATTCCACCCACAGGGACATCGATCGTTTGCGACCATCGCTCAGCTTAAGGACGGCCGCACCCGGAAGCGAACCATCGTCGACGAAGTTGAACACGCCCATCTGGTTCAGGTACAGCACCACCTCGAAGCTGTTCGGTGTGATCACCTCGATTCCTTCGAATCTGGACGAGGAaaagaagaatttcaaatgaataatgCAGCTACACAGACAATTAGTTATGTTTTTGATCGATATCAGCTCATAAGTTTTTCTAAAGGGTCAACATAATTGGTAGTTTCTTTCCCAACTGGAACGAAtgctcatttgaaaaaaaaatcaatttaaaaaaatcaattatggcGTCAGCCACGTTAAGATTGGACAGCAATACATCGGAAGAAGATAGATTCAAACAGAGTTTATCTCGGGATCTGTTTTTCTTAGTGTTAAGGATACCCGATTGACTAGTGCTGTGTCCTATAATGTATGTACTCGCTTGCCCGGTAAACATCGTTCTACCAtcgattcattgaaaatttatccaTGTTGAACTAGTCGTACACTCATCCTTTTGTAATCACTGAATAACTCGAAGTAACATTTGATTCACCTTTTGAATGTCTGTATGCAGTAGGTGCCTATACCTATAAGCCAAgtcgaaaatttcaacaaaaaattttaaaacttgtcAATCTCACAGGAGGCTATGGTAtaatgtgtatagcaccaaaccgaatagcgacagtaggactagcgacgcttttttactagcgagattcctgttcaggtatcaggtatcagaaaaggggtaggcttgatagcggcacgttatccaaacaaacgggataattgtgcctagccttttttttacagatttcatcatatacctgagaaacctgaaaaccataaaaggattagaaaataaataaatatttagggcataaagccgacccacgtagggattttgaagcatttaagcttataaccacattgggtgaaaaatgacagattgttattttagtttaaattcttagaatgagACACACTTATATcaggataggcgagagtacataaaagctttctagcaatcgaaaaacaggcatatatgagctaaaagaatcatacattattgattcacaactacaaaattcaggagatttgagtttacaatgattagaaaatgttctaaccaggatgctacaatgagggcaaataaacgattttataatggcaaagttggcatttagcctatccacatagggaATTCTGTTATTcgaaggtttgtttttcttttttcagtccagtaggcgatttcgatgaagtactcgaacattgtttatgttatttactgtatATTTTCCTAAGGGCATCAATCGTATGCTTCAAGCCTCCTAGGAAACTCGCCCTGCGTCGTTGTTATTTTTAACGtcgcgacgtgtcgctagtaggcaaagctgctgtgattattagcgctcatattttggattttttcagcaTGCATAATATAAGAATGGATCCAATTGGgagcatttttgaaatttctcaaaccctaaggagttaaaagcttcgtttcgaTTCCTGACTcatgcatgattttttgcagaatttttcagtaacgtttacatgagtaaattttatcttttgaaCCTTGTCtgggaaaattgaacatttcttGCATTCCAAAATCATGCTTCCGTAATTAGTGAACGTCCCCTTACacaactttttccagttttttgtgGTCATAGCCCTTTAATGCAAAGTGTtgttttaaccttccaaagccgttcgctaaatatcagtttcggggaaatttgagttgtaatttgatttcgttctcctggctgtaaatgttaaccgattttgatgatattatattcattgtgtaggtaatttattctatttactcaacattttaaaataaagtcgatatgtattaccaggttttcagaaactggttcagaaaggtAAAAGTCcgaataatcaattttatttttaaaatactcattacttctgacagcttttctgtatttaattatttcattgatgtttgaaattgtcaagaatccatctattcgacaatgtatagatatgttggggtccaatgaatgtttttaccgctatgacagatcttccggtagaaaaaagtcttactttaaaaaaaacgacatccggtttaggctttgcttagctgtatttcatttctcaatgaaccgattttgaaaactcaaattttagttttttggcgttaatttgatcattattttcatagaacatacttggtctgtcaaaactaccagttcatcagtatattggaatgatgataaagatgtttgaaatgtgcgcttcgggtcatattgacccgaacggctttggagggttaaaacaACACACTTAGCTGAAGTAATGGAAGCACTTATTTGTTGTTTATATcagaaaaattttactttaagtaattttaattgtaattgtcatttttttttattcagtgacAATAACTTTTCTGTAAAGCTACATCATATCAGATCAAGaagatttttagtaaaaaagaaaacaacattgGAATGAGTAAACTCTATTTTCAGCTGGAGGTAatttattcttcttcttctttcaccaacatagccaaaacatgtaagcatccttgaaaatgaaaaacttgcgtccatcttttttcttttcaacgtcaTTCCCTGGAAC is a window encoding:
- the LOC129739212 gene encoding protein mab-21-like gives rise to the protein MLVPPEMIAVQSKTIFQINKYYAEKVQMRMGNIARVIREICKIVQEVLREVEVQEPRFISSLVECNGRFEGIEVITPNSFEVVLYLNQMGVFNFVDDGSLPGAAVLKLSDGRKRSMSLWVEFITASGYLSARKIRSRFHTLVAQAVEKCPYREMVKLVPDTTEVKLKIRERYIVQITPAFKCTGIWPRSAAHWPIPHIPWPHPALVAEVKSEGFDLLSKESVILQGKNANIEGDAWILHFTEAENRLLQGGYRKRCLSILKTLCDRHLELPGSPITYYHLKTLLLYECEKHPREVEWDANCIGDRLNGIFLQLISCLQNRRCPHYFLPSLDLFKGKSPTALDNASKHVWKLCRDILTSTKAFDRL